The Natrinema saccharevitans genome includes the window AGGGCGTCGATCGCCCGATCGGCCTCGGTCTGAGCGCGGGCGTTGGCCGCTTCGGGCGTGAGATCGGTCACCTGGACGACCGACGGCCGCTCGAGGGCGGCGTCGTGGCCGGTCGGCTTGCCGAGTTCCTCGGGGTCGGCGACGGCGTCTAACACGTCGTCTCTGATCTGGAAGGCGACGCCGACGCGTTCGGCGTACTCGCCCAGCGCGTCGACGGTGACGGGATCGGAGTCGGCGGCGATCGCACCCAGTTCGGCCGCGGCCCGAAAGAGCGCGCCGGTCTTGCGCCGCGCCAGCGTCATGTACTCGTCTTCGTTTTCCGGCTGGGCCGAGAGTTCGGTCGCCTCGCCGACGCCGAGTTCGACCATCGCGTCGGCGACGACGCGAGTGGCGTCGGGGTCCGCCGAAAACAGTGCGAACGCCTCGCCGAGCAGGCCGTCGCTCGTGATGATCGCCGGCCCGTGGCCGAACTCGGCCCACGCGCTGGTCGTCCCGCGTCGGAGTTCCGATCGATCGATGATGTCGTCGACGACCAGCGAGGCCGTGTGGACGAGTTCGATCCCGACACCGAACTCGACCGCGTCCTCGGCCCGCCCGCCGACCGTCTCGCAGGCCAGCAGGGTCACCATCGGTCGAACGCGCTTTCCCCCGGAGAGCGCGACGTGGCGGACCTCATCGCTGAGCGTCTCGGGCTCGAGTCCTTCGACGACCTCCTCGAGACGCTCCTCGATTAGCGCCCGTCGCCGCTCCAGCAGTTCCATTGGGAGCGTTTAGGAGGGGGACGAAAAGTACGTAACGGATCGAACGTGGCTGCGGTCAGACGGGGTAGCAGGGTCGTATTCGCGAATCCAGCGGTCAACGCCGCTCGTGTGTCCCGGAGCCGCTACGATCACCGGAAGAGAACGTGGGCACCTAACACGGTCGCAATCGGGACAGCGGCGAACACTGCGGCAATGGCGTACCGGCCGTCGGCGTACCCAATCGACGCGCCGATCGCACTGGTCGCCACGAACGAGACCGTCACCAGTCCGAACACGTCGTCTTTCACCAGCTACTCGAGAACACTTCGCTCGTCCGCGTTGGCCCGTTCGCGGAGGTCGGTGTCCAGGTAAAGGTCTTGAGGTCCGACGCGAGCTTTCCGTTGATCCGGTCGACCGCGTCTCGAGTTCGTCCGAGAGCGAACCGGGATCGTTCTTCAGCGACTCGAGGTCGGCGATCCGGTCGTCGGTCGGTCGTCCGCGGCATTCGAAACGGTTCCACCGTCGGTCAGCACTCGTCGTAACCCGGATCCACCCGTCGTCGGAGAGCTTCCGTCCGGACGTGACCGATCGTGACTGGTTTCGTCTTCCCCGAGGTGGCTCGGCGTGATCCCAGTACCGACCGCCGTCCCCCTCGCCGATCCCACGACGACGGCTCGTCTCCTGTCGCTGCCTCCCCCACGTGCGACGAGTTTCGATAGTCTTCGCCTATCAGATATATGTATGACTGAATAATATAACTATACTTATGTTTACTAACATTTATAAGAGTCCAACACTTCGACGGCTCGAGCGCGTCCCGGTTTCGGCCGTGGGGATTTCAACTACGGTGTCTTATATCCGGAGTGATAGAAACGACCGTTCGTGGCGGAATCGGACGGCCGGCACCCCGTCTACTCGTCGTCGAGTCGGTCGAACGTGAACGAGCCGTTGAGTTCCTCGTGGTCGGTATCGTTCGCATCCGAATCAGGCCGGGTCGATGCACCGTCAGATTCACCGTCGCCGTCCGCGTCGTTCCCGCGACGTCGCTCGTCCTCGTTGCCGTCGACGATCGCTTTGTCGAACTCCAGAGCCGCCTCGCTATTGATGTCCGACTCGTCTCTCGGTTTCGTCTCGAAGTGATCGAGCGTCTCGCTCAGGCGAGTCGCCTGATCGGCGAGCGAACTCGCACTTTTCGACACTTCGGAGAGGGCGGACGTTTGCTCTTCCGCGGCTGCCGCGACGCGCTGGGATTCGGCTGCCGTTGATTCGGAGATCTCGGCAGCCGACGAGACCATTGCGACGACCTCCTGTGTCGAGGCCGCCTGTTCCTCGGTCGCCGCGGAAATCTCCTGTACGCCGTCGTTAGTTTTCTCGGCGTAATCGGCGATTTCGTCGAGCGCCTCGGCGGCGTTCTCCACGGAGCCGACGTGCTCCGCGATCCGATCTGCCGTCCGCTGGACCTCCGTCGCCGTCTCGGCCGTCTGTTCGTCGATCCGCTCGAGCCGTTGTTCGATGTCCTCTGCGGTCGATTTCGTGTCCGCGGCCAGCTCTTTGACCTGTTTCGCGACGGCACCGAACCCGGAGCCGTCCTCACCGCTGTCCCCTCGAGAGGCCTCGATGTTCGCGTTCAATGCGAGCATGTTCGTCTCTCGGGCGACCTCGGAGATGAATTCGACCAGTTCGTCGATCTGTGCCATCTCCGACTCGAGTTCTTTGATCGCGTCGACCGCTTCCGTCGATTCCGCCTCGATCTCGTGCATGCCGTCAATGGCTTCCTGCGCCGCTTCGCGACCGAGACGACCCGTCTCCGCCGTCCGTTCTGCGATGTCGGCGACGTTGTTCGAGGAAGCTGCGATCTCCTCGGTCGTCGTCGAGAGGCCGCTCATCTCCTGATTGACCGACTGTAAGTTCTGATTCTGTTGGTCCGCACCGTCAGAAATCGACTGGATCGATTCGGAGACCTGTTGAGACGCCGACCGGACCTCTTCGGAACTGGCCGTCACCTGTTCACTCGCGGTCGCGACCTCGTTCGCGAAGGACTTGACCTCGGCGGTCGTCTCCTCGAGTTCCTCGACCATCTCGTTGAACGCGAGCGCGATATCGGTCATCGCGTCGCTCTCGCTTTCGGGATCGAGCCGTCGCGTCAGATCACCGTCGGCGCACTCGTCCATAACTGCGCTGAACTCCTCGGCTTTGGTCTCGAGGTGGCGGTTTATCGACTCGGTTTCGGCACGGGCGGCTTCGGCTTCCTCGCGTGCGGACTCGGCGTTCGTAATCTGCTCTCGCAGCGAGGTGCGCATGTCGTCGAACCCGTCGTACAGCCGCCCGATCTCGTCGATCCGGTTCGTCTCGAGGTCGACGTCGAGGTTGCCCGCTTGCATCTCGGTCGTCCGGTCGCGGAGCCGAGCCAGCGGAACGACGGTCTGGCGTCCCAGCACGACGCCCACGAGCCCGAGTGTGATCAAACTCGCAAGCACCATTGCGATAACATTGTTCCCGACATCGCTCGCGACCCCGTAGGCCTGCTCTGTCGGGATACTGGTGACTGCTACCCACTGTGTGTTCCCGACGGGGACGTACGCCCGCACGGCGTCGTCGTCCTCTACACGCATTAGCCGGCCGCCGAGGGCAGCCTCCATTGCGTCCGTGTCGACCGAGTCGGCGTCGATCGCCGCCGACTCGGTTTGGAAGATCGCGGAGCCGTCACTATCGAGGATGATCGTGGAGGAAGATGCGTTCTCGTCCTGCAGTTGTCCGACCTGATACTCGAGCGTCCCGATGATGATGACCGCGCGATCGTCGCGTTCGGTCACCGGGCTGGCGAACGCCATCACCTGATCGCCGAGCGAGGGCGATTCGTAGGCAGCCGGCGAGTTCCAGACCGACTCGTCGAGGACGAACTCGTCGGTGAATTCGCCGTCTGCCCACGGCTCCTCGAGTGACGAGAACGACTCGCCGCGGTAGGCCGCGTTCGTACTCGTGACGATTTCGTTGTTTTCGGTGTCGACGTAGTGGATCGCCCGCACGTCGACGTCCATTCGAGCTTGTTCTTCGACGAGGTGTGCCTGTGCTTCCTGCGGGTTCCCCTCCTGTAGCACCTGCGATGCGGACGCCGTTCGCGTCTGAACGCGCATCGTTTCGACCCAGTTGCTAATCGCATCTGCCTGCATTTCGGAGGTCGATTCGAGCTGTTCGTTCGAGTCCGCTCGCACAGTCTGGTCGATCTGGGCGTAGCTGACGAACCCGACGGAACCGATCACCAGCACGACTACCAGGATCGAGATCACGAACTTGACGAGGTATCGGCGTCTGACGAACGCCGGCACGAGATTCGCGAGCGACGGCATTACGCACTCACCCGGTCTATTTCGCGGATCCCTCCGTCGGCATCCTGATCGAACTCCCAGTATTTGAAGACAGCGTCGACCACGTCCCCGTTCTCGTCGAATCCGACCGAACTCGAGGCTCCCTCGTACGCGATCGGCTCTCCTTCGGCCGCGAGTTCGAGGCCGTCGG containing:
- a CDS encoding methyl-accepting chemotaxis protein, whose amino-acid sequence is MPSLANLVPAFVRRRYLVKFVISILVVVLVIGSVGFVSYAQIDQTVRADSNEQLESTSEMQADAISNWVETMRVQTRTASASQVLQEGNPQEAQAHLVEEQARMDVDVRAIHYVDTENNEIVTSTNAAYRGESFSSLEEPWADGEFTDEFVLDESVWNSPAAYESPSLGDQVMAFASPVTERDDRAVIIIGTLEYQVGQLQDENASSSTIILDSDGSAIFQTESAAIDADSVDTDAMEAALGGRLMRVEDDDAVRAYVPVGNTQWVAVTSIPTEQAYGVASDVGNNVIAMVLASLITLGLVGVVLGRQTVVPLARLRDRTTEMQAGNLDVDLETNRIDEIGRLYDGFDDMRTSLREQITNAESAREEAEAARAETESINRHLETKAEEFSAVMDECADGDLTRRLDPESESDAMTDIALAFNEMVEELEETTAEVKSFANEVATASEQVTASSEEVRSASQQVSESIQSISDGADQQNQNLQSVNQEMSGLSTTTEEIAASSNNVADIAERTAETGRLGREAAQEAIDGMHEIEAESTEAVDAIKELESEMAQIDELVEFISEVARETNMLALNANIEASRGDSGEDGSGFGAVAKQVKELAADTKSTAEDIEQRLERIDEQTAETATEVQRTADRIAEHVGSVENAAEALDEIADYAEKTNDGVQEISAATEEQAASTQEVVAMVSSAAEISESTAAESQRVAAAAEEQTSALSEVSKSASSLADQATRLSETLDHFETKPRDESDINSEAALEFDKAIVDGNEDERRRGNDADGDGESDGASTRPDSDANDTDHEELNGSFTFDRLDDE
- a CDS encoding polyprenyl synthetase family protein; amino-acid sequence: MELLERRRALIEERLEEVVEGLEPETLSDEVRHVALSGGKRVRPMVTLLACETVGGRAEDAVEFGVGIELVHTASLVVDDIIDRSELRRGTTSAWAEFGHGPAIITSDGLLGEAFALFSADPDATRVVADAMVELGVGEATELSAQPENEDEYMTLARRKTGALFRAAAELGAIAADSDPVTVDALGEYAERVGVAFQIRDDVLDAVADPEELGKPTGHDAALERPSVVQVTDLTPEAANARAQTEADRAIDALERVEVADPEARGYLLELAEFVVERER